Sequence from the Candidatus Aminicenantes bacterium genome:
CCCTGCCCGGGCACATCGATCCCTGGGAAGTCATCGACCGCATCGCCCCGGAAAAGGACGTCGATGCCCTGCACCCGTTCAACCAGGGGTTGATCCTGCACAATCGCGGCCACATTTTCCCCTGCACCCCGCTGGGCGTCATGCGCATCCTTGACCATTACGGCATCGACCCGGCGGGCATGAATGCGGCCGTGGTCGGCCGGAGCTCCCTGGTCGGCAAGCCCATGGCCATGATGCTCACCAACCGCAACGCCACCGTCACCCTGTGCCACTCGCGCACCGCCGGCTTGACCGGGATCCTGCGCGAGTCCAGCCTGGTGGTCGCCGCCATCGGCAAGCCCGGTTTCATCAGCGCCGACATGATCAATCCCGGCGCCGTGTTGATCGATGTCGGCATCAACCGTATCGACAAGGAGGACGACTTCGACAAGTACTGCCCGCGCTCGCAGTACGAGGCGTTCAAGAAAAAGGGATCGGTCATCACCGGCGACATCCACTACCAGGCTTTTGCCAAGGCCCTGCACCATACGCCGGTGCCGGGCGGGGTCGGGCCGCTGACCGTGACCATGCTCATGCACAATACGGTAGAGCTCTGCAAAAGATCCATTTCCATTATGAGTGACAAGTGATGAACAGGAAATCGGCGTACGGTTTACGGCGTACGGTGTACGGCAAGAAAAATCAAACGGAACTATTTGGAATGGAGCAAAAGAAATCGGGGAACCATAGCCTGCATTTTAGGGATTTGTATTCACCGTCTACCTTATACCGTAAACCGTAAACCAATGGCTGAAATGATCCTCATCACCGGTGCCTCGGGATTGCTGGGGCGGTCGTTGGTGGCGAAATTTTCCGGCGCGGGCTTCCAGGTGCTGGCCCACTACCACCGGCATCGCTGCCCGGATTCGGCGTCGGTGAAATGGCTCGCCGGCGATTTTTCCATGGCGCGCGGAGTCGGGGCTTTTTTGCGCCGGCACCGCAAGCGGCTCGCTGCCTGCGGCTATCTGATCAATAATTTCGGGCCGCTCAACCAGCGTCCGACCGTTGCCGTGACCGGGGGCGATCTCAGCGCCGATTTTGATTTGCAGGTTGTCCCGGCTCTTGATATCAGCCGCTTCCTGATTTCCCACGGCCGCCTGCAGTCGGTGCTGAATATCGGCTTCGAGTTCAGCGGCGAAAACCGCGTCTATCAGCGCATCCTCGGCTACGCCCTGGCCAAGAACGCCCTGCTGACCCTCACGCGCTCCCTGGCCGTTGCTTTCCCCGACGTCCGTTTCAACCTGTTCTCGCCACCCAGCCTGGCCGGCGCCGCGGTCCTGCCCAAGGGCGCCCGGCCGGTCGACCCGGACCTGGTGGCCGAGCGCATTTTCCGGATCATGAAGGGGCGGCGTTCAGGGCGTCATTACCGCTACGCCGGGGCCGCCGGGGAAAAATAAGCGGAGGAGCATCGTGGACAAGGAAAAAAAAATCGCCCGTTACCTGCGGCTGCAAACGCAGCTGGCCGGGCTGCTCGAAAAAACCGCTGACCCGCTGGCCCGCATGGCCACGATGACGGCGCTGCTATTTCACAAGTTCGATTACTTTTTTTGGTGCGGCTTCTACCGCCTGGTCGCGGGCGACCTGATCGTCGGCCCGTACCAGGGGCCGCTGGCCTGCCAGGTGCTGGCCAGGGGCAAGGGGGTGTGCTGGGCCGGCATCAAGGAGGAAAAGACGATCGTCGTTCCCGACGTGCGGCAATTTCCCGGCCACATCGCCTGCGATGCGCGATCGCTTTCCGAGATCGTCGTGCCTTACCGGGACAAGAACGGGAAAGTGGCCGGGGTACTGGACGTCGACAGCGACCGGCTGGCCCAATTCGACGACGTTGACGCCCGGCAACTGGAAATAATCATCGCTTTGCTCCATAGCGCAGCGGCCGGCCATGAAAAAAAATCAGGCTGATCGGGGAGAAACCATCATGCGTCATCGGTCCAGATCCGGTTTGTGCTCGTTTGGGGTCATTGTCTTGTCCGCGTTCAGCTGCGCTTTTGCTACCGCCAAACCGCTGGACAACGGCAAGCATGTCAAAAATGTTATCCTGATGGTCGCCGACGGCACCGGCGTCGCCCAATGGACCCTGGCCCGCTGGTTCAACGGCGGCGGGCCGCTCGCCCAGGACGAGTGGACCTGCGGCCTGCTGCGCACCTACGGGGCCAATACACCCCTGACCGATTCGGCCCCGGCCGCTACCGCCTTCGCGACCGGTTTTAAAAGTTACAGCGGTTTTGTCGGCGTCCTGCCCGACAAAGCTTCCATGTGGGGCATCGATCCCCAACAGGGAGTCGATGCGCAATGCCGGCCACTGGTCACGGTGCTGGAAGCCGCCAGGCTCAGCGGCAGGGCGACCGGGATCGTCGTGACCTGCGAAATTCCCCACGCCACGCCGGCCGCTTTTTCTGCCCATGATGTGCAGCGCAAGGATTTTGAAGCCATTGTAAAACAGCAGGTCTATAACGGCATCGATGTCGTCCTGGGAGGCGGCGCCATGTATCTCCAGCCGCAAAACCGCGAGGACGGGGAAGACTTGGCAACGGTGCTGTGCCGGAAAGGCTACCGGCTGATCAATAGCCGGGAAGAGATGCTTGGCGTTCAGTCGGGCCGAGTCTGGGGGCTTTTCGCTGAACAGGACTTGGCCAACGACCTGGACCGCTCGGCCGCGGAACCGAGCCTGGCGGAAATGACTGCCAAGGCTATCGCCCTCCTGCAGGCCAACAAAAAAGGCTTTTTCCTCATGGTTGAGGGGAGCAAGATCGACTGGGCGGCGCATGACAACGAACCGGTCGGGGTGGTGAGCGAGGTTCTGGCTTTCAACCGGGCGGTGGAAACGGCCATCGCCTTCGCCCGCCGCGACAACGACACGGCGGTGATCGTGCTATCGGACCATGGCTGCGGGGGATTATCCATCGGCGAACGGGAGGCGAACCGCCTGGGGGAGAGGCCGGGGCTCGCGGCATTGATCGATCCGCTGCGCCGGGCCAGGCATACCGCCGAAGGGGTGGAAAAAAGGCTGCTGGCGGCTGGCGATCTGAGCGCCGCCGCCATCCACGCCCGCGTCGCCAGCGAGTACGGGGTGGAACTCAATGACGAGGAACTGGAGCGCGTGCAAGCGTATTTTGCCAACCGGCACAAGGATCAGTTCGGCCTGGCCTCCCTCATCGGCCCTATCCTCAGCCGCGCCGCCTATCTGGGCTGGACGACCGACGGCCACACCGGCGAGGACGTGCCGCTGGCCATTTTCCATCCACATGGCTACCGCCTGAACGGCGTCGTCCAGAATATGGCAGTCGCCTGGTACATCGACGAGATCATGAACCTCAAACTACGCGAATGGAACCAGGTCTTATATCTGCCCGCCATGGCGGCATTCGCCGCCAAGGGCGCCATGATTACCATCGAGGAGTCCACGCCCGGAAATAAAGTGCTGGTTGTCAGAAAGGGGAGGCAGGTACTGCATTTGCCTGCCAACAAGAACGAGGCCGACCTGGACGGGCGGACGATCACCTTGCGCTCTCTGGTAGTCTACAACGGCAAGGCCTTCTTCGTTCCCGCCGAGGCCCTGGCGCTGATAAAATAACCCGATTATTTCATTAGAAAATCCGTTTCGCCCCTAGCTGCGCAAACTATATTCTGGAGATCAAGTTGATAAAGATAGTAAAATAATTATAATACGAATTCATAGAGGCTCATAAATAAAGGGGTTTCTGAGTTTTTAGTATAGGCAAAAGAAATGCAGGCTTGGCACGTCTTTTGCTTTGATTTGCTAAAAGGGAACAATCATTTCGATTGAAGGAATTCCTGTGTTTTATTTGATTTTTCTGTTTGTTTAGGGAGTTGCTACTGTAATTTATTTATATCTGACATTCAATTATCAAAAAAAACATGCGAAAATTCCTCAGGTACAACGGAATTTAATGGTTAGTAATACCGGGCATTTTTGCTTTATAATTATCCCATTTCGAAATATCACGGCTTATAAAAAATTTAATTTAATTGATTGAAATGAGTGCTTCGGTCACTATGAATAAATTTACAGAAGTATATTAATTAAGGTAATGTATTAGATAGAAATAGTAAAATGCTCAATATTTTTAAAAAATTGACAAATAAATGGTTGTATGTTATTAAAATTAGAAAGGAAGAGATAGATATGGGAAGCAAGATTGATTTAAAAGAAGCAATTAAAAGTAACCAAAAATTCAAAGAACTAATTCTATATATTTCTAAACAATGTGAAAGAGATGATAAATTTGGTGCAACAAAACTTAATAAATTATTGTTTTATTGCGATTTTGAAGCATATCGGCAATGGGGGAAGTCTATAACCGGAAAGGAGTATCAAAAATTGGCCGAAGGCCCGGCCCCACGTTGTATGCTGCCGGTAAGAGATGAAATGATTAATATAGATAAATCGCTTTCAATTTCTCCAACACCCTTTCACAATCTAAAACAAGATAGATTCATTCCCCTACGCGAACCCAACACAAAATTATTTAAAAAAGAAGAAATAGAACTCATTAATGAAATAATAGAAAAATATCGTGATTTTAATGGGCGTGAAATTAGTTTTGAATCACACAAATTCATTGGATATAGAATTATGGAATTTAATGAAACTATTCCATATTCGCTTGCCCTGATTGGAAATCGTCCACCGACGGAAAAAGAAATTGAATATGGCAATTCACTTATAAATGAAAGGTGAAAAAGGTAGTTCTTACCGAACAATAGTCGAGGGAAAACAATATTCAAAAGAATTAGCGGCATTAATAAATGATCCCAAACGTGCCGATGAATTTGTTGAAGGGATACAATATGTATTGGCAAGAGAACCCAATTCTATTGAGGCAACCTGTTTAGATCAAAATTATCCACTTTGGTTTATTCCATGTTCTTGTAACGATATAGTTATTTTCTATACATATGATGACAACGAAATAACATTACTTTCAATTATTGATAGTAGAAAATTATAAAGAATTATTAAGCAACAGTTTTAATTCTTATCTTCTGGATAATCCATTGGTAATGACAATGTATCTCCGAGTTTGGGCAGCGATCTTTGTAGCAATCTATAAAATCCATTATAGCTTGAAGATGCTTTCATCAACGTAATAACATTGGATATTTGTTCAGCCAATTTTGGATGTCCAATGTCACTTGTTAGCCACTGATGATGCCTATGTTTTCTTGCTCCTTTCTCATTGGGAGGGTTTTTCTTTTCTAATTCACTAATTACTCCGGGAGCAAGGCGCTCATAGATGACATCTTTTGTTATTCGCCCAATGATCCATGGTTTTTTGTCTGGCAGAGGATTAAATTGAATTCCCTTTAATCTGAATAATTCTTTATAGAATTCATCGGGAAATCTCTTCTGCCACTTCATAAGCTCTTGTGAGATAAATTTAGAAAGAATTTCTTGAAGAGCAATCTTATCGCGTATTTCTTGATATCCAGTTGCTTCATCAA
This genomic interval carries:
- a CDS encoding bifunctional 5,10-methylenetetrahydrofolate dehydrogenase/5,10-methenyltetrahydrofolate cyclohydrolase, which encodes MGVLDGKLVAEKIQREIGLEIERLKSERGIVPGLVVIMVGDHAASAAYVGSKSKLAEKMGIHSRLLKLPGNAAAADVIREVAAANDDRSVHAILVQMPLPGHIDPWEVIDRIAPEKDVDALHPFNQGLILHNRGHIFPCTPLGVMRILDHYGIDPAGMNAAVVGRSSLVGKPMAMMLTNRNATVTLCHSRTAGLTGILRESSLVVAAIGKPGFISADMINPGAVLIDVGINRIDKEDDFDKYCPRSQYEAFKKKGSVITGDIHYQAFAKALHHTPVPGGVGPLTVTMLMHNTVELCKRSISIMSDK
- a CDS encoding GAF domain-containing protein; translation: MDKEKKIARYLRLQTQLAGLLEKTADPLARMATMTALLFHKFDYFFWCGFYRLVAGDLIVGPYQGPLACQVLARGKGVCWAGIKEEKTIVVPDVRQFPGHIACDARSLSEIVVPYRDKNGKVAGVLDVDSDRLAQFDDVDARQLEIIIALLHSAAAGHEKKSG
- a CDS encoding DUF4065 domain-containing protein, with the translated sequence MLNIFKKLTNKWLYVIKIRKEEIDMGSKIDLKEAIKSNQKFKELILYISKQCERDDKFGATKLNKLLFYCDFEAYRQWGKSITGKEYQKLAEGPAPRCMLPVRDEMINIDKSLSISPTPFHNLKQDRFIPLREPNTKLFKKEEIELINEIIEKYRDFNGREISFESHKFIGYRIMEFNETIPYSLALIGNRPPTEKEIEYGNSLINER
- a CDS encoding alkaline phosphatase, translating into MKKNQADRGETIMRHRSRSGLCSFGVIVLSAFSCAFATAKPLDNGKHVKNVILMVADGTGVAQWTLARWFNGGGPLAQDEWTCGLLRTYGANTPLTDSAPAATAFATGFKSYSGFVGVLPDKASMWGIDPQQGVDAQCRPLVTVLEAARLSGRATGIVVTCEIPHATPAAFSAHDVQRKDFEAIVKQQVYNGIDVVLGGGAMYLQPQNREDGEDLATVLCRKGYRLINSREEMLGVQSGRVWGLFAEQDLANDLDRSAAEPSLAEMTAKAIALLQANKKGFFLMVEGSKIDWAAHDNEPVGVVSEVLAFNRAVETAIAFARRDNDTAVIVLSDHGCGGLSIGEREANRLGERPGLAALIDPLRRARHTAEGVEKRLLAAGDLSAAAIHARVASEYGVELNDEELERVQAYFANRHKDQFGLASLIGPILSRAAYLGWTTDGHTGEDVPLAIFHPHGYRLNGVVQNMAVAWYIDEIMNLKLREWNQVLYLPAMAAFAAKGAMITIEESTPGNKVLVVRKGRQVLHLPANKNEADLDGRTITLRSLVVYNGKAFFVPAEALALIK
- a CDS encoding P63C domain-containing protein, coding for MEENILKAAFGSPDRPLKIGSAEIPCYVLVDGRRVLALGGMLGALDLSYGSAGKSGGADRLTNFISGKAIKPFINDDLRVRITSPLKFKSKGGVSFGYEATILPDICDAILEARKANVLQAQQKHIAEQCEILVRSFARVGIIALVDEATGYQEIRDKIALQEILSKFISQELMKWQKRFPDEFYKELFRLKGIQFNPLPDKKPWIIGRITKDVIYERLAPGVISELEKKNPPNEKGARKHRHHQWLTSDIGHPKLAEQISNVITLMKASSSYNGFYRLLQRSLPKLGDTLSLPMDYPEDKN